Within the Luteimonas sp. JM171 genome, the region AGCGGATAGCGGCCGTCCACCTCCGGTACCGAGGCGAAGTTGAACTGCGGCACCGGGAACGGCACCGCCCATTCCAGGGTCCCCGCCTTCCACGGGTTGCGGGCGGCCTTGCGGCCCGCGCGCAGGCTGATGATCACGTCCACCGCGATGGCAATCATGCCCACCGCCAACAAAAACGAGGCGGCCGTGGAGAACAGGTTCAGCCACTGCACGCTCAGCTCCTGCGGGTAGGTGTAGACCCGCCGCGGCATCCCCAGCAGCCCGGTCAGGTGCATCGGCAGGAAGGTGAGGTTGAAGCCCAGGAACACCATCCAGAACGCCGTGCGCGACAGGCTTTCGGACGGCATCCGCCCGCTCACCAGCGGCAGCCAGTAATAGAGCGCGGCGAACAGCGGGAACATCATCCCGCCGATCAGCACGTAGTGCAGGTGCGCGACCACGAAGTGGGTGTCGTGCACCTGCCAGTCCAGCGGCACCATCGCCAGCATCACCCCGGTGAGCCCGCCGGGGATGAAGATGAAGAAGAAGCCGAACAGGTACAGCATCGGCACCCGCAGCCACGGCCGGCCGGACCACAGGGTGGCGATCCAGGCGAACACCTGGATGCCCATCGGGATCGCCACCGCCATGCTCGCCGCGCTGAAGAACGCCAGCGCCAGCAGCGGGATGCCCACCGTGTACATGTGGTGCACCCACAGCCCGAAGCTGATGAAGCCCACCGACACGAACGCCAGCACGATCCACGTATGTCCCACGATCGGCCGCCGCGCGAAGGTGGCGATGATCATCGACACCATGCCCGCCGCCGGCAGGAAGATGATGTAGACCTCGGGGTGGCCGAACAGCCAGAACAGGTGCTGCCACAGCAGCGGATCGCCGCCGCGGGCCACCTCGAAGAAGGCGAAGTCGAACGCGCGCTGGATCTCCAGCAGGATCGACGCAAGGATCAGCGGCGGGAACCCGAACGCGATCATGAAGGCGGTCACCAGCATCGCCCAGGCGAACAGCGGCATCCGCCGCAGGTCCATGCCCGGCGCGCGGTTGATCAGGATCGTCACGATCAGTTCGATCGCCGCCAGCACCGCCGCGATCTCGGCGAAGGTCACCCCGATCAGCCAGAAGTCCGCGCCCAGCCCGGGCGAGTAGGTGGCATCGCTCAGCGGCACATACATGAACCAGCCGCCGTCCGGCGCCGCGTCGAACAGGAAGCTCGAATACAGGAACAGCCCGCCGAACAGGTAGCACCAGTAGCCGAACGCGGACAGCCGCGGGAACGGCAGGTCGCGCGAGCCCAGCATCTTGGGCAGCAGGTACATCGCGAAGCCTTCCAGGATCGGCACCGCGAACAGGAACATCATCGTCGTGCCGTGCATGGTCACGAACTGGTTGAAGCGCGCCGGGTCCAGCACCTCCACGTCGAACCACGCCAGCTGCAGCCGGATGAACATGCCCAGCACCCCGCCGGCCAGCAGGAAGGCGAAGCCCGTCACGATGAACCGCATCGCCACCGTCGAGTGGTTCACCGCCTTGAGCTGGCCGACGATGCCCGGCTCGTTGCCCCAGATCCGGTGCAGCTCCTCGAGCCGGGCGGCGTTCTCCATCGGGTCGAGGGGGGCGGGGCTCACGGCATCCGTGCTCATGGCGCGGCCCCCGCGGCGCCTGCGCCGATGGCGTTGTCGCGCAGCCAGGCATCCCAGGCGTCGTCATCCAGCACCCGCACGTCAAAATGCATGTGCGCATGCGCCAGCCCGCAGAACTCCGCGCACTGCCCGCGGATCGGCGTGGCGCCGCCGTCATGGTCGGCGCGCAGGCGCAGCCGGTTCACGCGGCCGGGGATCGCATCCATCTTCCCGCCCAGCCGCGGGATCCAGAAGCTGTGGATCACATCCGCGCTGGTGATGCGGAACTCCACCATCCGCCCCAGCGGCATCGCCAGCACTTCGCGGCTCACGGCCAGCGGCGCGCCGGCATCATCCAGGTATCGGAACTCCCAGAACCACTGGTGCCCGGTCACCTCCACCACCGCCGACGGCGTCTCGCCCAGCCCGGTCAGGCGCTTGCTGTCCAGCGTGCCCCACACCAGCAGCGCGCCGAGCACCACGGTGGGGAACACCAGGCCCCCGCCCACGATCAGCCGCTGCGGCTTCTTCAGTTCGCGCGTGTTCTCCCCGCGCAGCAGCGCAATCAGGATGAAGACCACCACACCGGCCCAGATCACCACCGCCCCGGCGAACATCACCCACCAGATCTCGGCGATGCGCTGCGCGGAGGGGCCGGCGGGATCGATGATCGAGCGCGGGCCGCTGCAGCCGACAAGCAGCAGCGCGGCCGCGACGAGGACCGCGCCGTGGAGGTGCACTGTGGTTTTGCGGTGCCCGGTGGAGGTCATCGCGCGGCGCGTGGCCCATGGAGTGTCCGGAACAGTAGCCATGGCCGTGGACAGCGAGTGTGAATGCACGCCCGCCATGCGAACATCCAGCCATGGACCAGAGCACCCCCGACGCCGGCAACACCTCCCGCGATCCTGCGCCCCTCGGGCCGCTCGCGCGCCAGGCGCTGGTGCAGGGGCGGCTGCAGGCGATCGTCTACGGCGGCCTGCTGGCGCTGATGATCGGCTGGGTGCTGTACATCGGCCGGTCCGTGTTCGTGCCGATGGTGTTCGGGGTGATCGTGGTCTACATCATCATCGGCCTGTCGCGCGGGCTGCGGCGCCTGCCCACGGTGGGCCGCTGGCTGCCGCCCTGGCTGTGCTATGTGGCGTCGATCGCCTCGATCCTCGCGGTCATCACCGCCGGGGCGGTGCTGGTGGTCAACAACATCGGCCGGGTGGTGCAGCTGGTGCCGCAGTACGAGCAGACCCTGCTGCAGATGATCCAGCGCGGCGCCGTGTTCCTGGGCATTGAAACCGCGCCCACCTGGACCACCCTGCGCGACCAGGTGCTGGACCAGATCAGCGCCCAGGCGGTGATCGGATCCACCGTGGTATCAGCCACCGCCATCATCGCCACCCTGGCGGTGGTGCTGCTCTACGTCACCTTCCTGCTGGTGGAAAAGCGGGTGTTCCCGCACAAGCTGCGCAACCTGTCCGATGATCCGGAGGACGTGTCACGCATCCGCCAGGTGCTCGACGGCATCAGCGCCCGGGTGGGGCAGTATCTCGCGCTCAAAACGCTGGTGAGCGTGATCCTGGGGGTGATCAGCTGGGCCATCATGGAAATCTTCGGCGTCGAGTTCGCCGGTTTCTGGGCGGTGTTGATCACGGTGCTCAACTTCGTGCCCTACATCGGCTCGTTCCTGGGCGTGCTGTTCCCGGTGGCGTGGGCGATCGTGCAGTTCGGCGAGTGGGGCACCGTGATCACGCTGCTGGTGCTGCTGACCAGCGCCCAGTTCGTGATCGGCAACTTCCTCGATCCCTGGCTGCTGGGCAATTCGCTCAACCTCAGCCCGTTCGTGATCCTGGCCAGCCTCACCATCTGGGGCGGGCTGTGGGGCATCCCCGGCGCATTCCTGGCCGTGCCCATCACGTCCGTGCTGGTGATCATCCTCTCCGAGTTCCGCGGCACCCGCCCCATCGCCGTGCTCATGTCGCGCGGCGGCGAACTGCACGACCGTTCCACGTAGTGGGGGAACCGTTCTGTCCGGGATGGTCTTGCGGATCCGGAGCGGCTCCTGCATTTGAGCCACGCAGTGAATTGAGGGCCCCCCCGCGGCCGGCAGGCCTCTGCGCTCCATGTCCCCCGGAATCCGCCAGGGCGGATTCCTCCTCCTTTACTTACGCGCAGAGGCCTCCCGGCCACGACAGGGCCCGGCTCCGGTCACTGTTACGACGCTGCCCGCCTTTGACGACGCGGCCACGACTTGTCCAGCGCCGGGTGGGGGTGCCCTCCAGGCGTAAGTAAAGGAGGAGGCCGGAGCGCAGCGCAGGCCGGGGGACATGGAGCCTGGAGGGCACCCCCACCCGGTGCCTCCGCGTCCCGACAGCGCGAGCTTTCCCTTGGTTGGGGGAAGCCCTTATTCGGGCGAGTGGCCCAGGCAGCGGTTGAAGAACGACTCGCTCAGCCGGTAACGGTGCAGGGCGTCCTTCCCGCGCAGGCCGTGCTTGGCGCCCGGGTAGGTCATCAGCTCGAACGCGGTGCCCGCCTGCTGCAGCTGGCTCATCAGCTGGGTGGCATTGGAGAACAGCACGTTGTCATCCGCCATGCCGTGGATCAGCAGCAGGCTGCCCGAACGGATGTTGTCGGCATGGGTAAACACGCTGGCCTCGCGGTACCCCTCCGGGTTGTCCTGCGGCGTGTGCATGTAGCGCTCGGTGTAATGGGTGTCATACAGCGCCCAGTCCGCCACCGGCGCCCCGGAGATCCCGCAGGCGTAGTGGTCGGGCGCCTTGGCCAGCAGCATCAGCGTCATGTAGCCGCCGTTGGACCAGCCGTGCACGCCGATGCGCGCCGGGTCCACCCAGGGCTGGTCGCGCAGCCACTCCACGCCCTGCACCTGGTCTTCCACCTCCACCGTGCCCTGGTTGCGGTAAAGCGCGCCCACGAACTCCGCGCCGCGCCCGGGCGTGCCGCGGTTGTCGATCGAAAACACCACGTAGCCGCGCTGGGCCAGGTACTGGTTGAACAGCGCATCGCCGCGCGTGGGCCAGGCGTTGGTCACGGTGCGGCCCACCGGGCCGCCGTACACGTGCACCACCACCGGATACTTGCGCGACGGGTCGAAGCCGGCCGGCTTGATCAGGCTGTAATAGAGCGTGGTTCGCCCGTCGGCCGCGGTCATGGTGTCGAATTCCACCGGCAGGTGGGCGTCGATGAAGCGCGCGTACGGATGCTCCGGGTCCGCCGGATCGTTGGTCACCAGGTCGGCGATGTGGCTGCCGTCGGCCCGGAACAGCTGCACCTGCGGCAGGGTGGTCGTGCTCGACCAGCTGTCCACGTACACGCTGGCGTTGCGCGCGAAGCTGGCCGAATGCGTGCCCGGCTCGCGCGAGAGCCGCTTCACCTCGCCGCCTTCCAGCGGCACCACGTTGATGTGCATCTCCAGCGGCGCGTCCGGGCTGGCCGCGAAATAGACCAGCCCCGCATCCTCGTCCACCGCCAGCAGC harbors:
- the coxB gene encoding cytochrome c oxidase subunit II → MTSTGHRKTTVHLHGAVLVAAALLLVGCSGPRSIIDPAGPSAQRIAEIWWVMFAGAVVIWAGVVVFILIALLRGENTRELKKPQRLIVGGGLVFPTVVLGALLVWGTLDSKRLTGLGETPSAVVEVTGHQWFWEFRYLDDAGAPLAVSREVLAMPLGRMVEFRITSADVIHSFWIPRLGGKMDAIPGRVNRLRLRADHDGGATPIRGQCAEFCGLAHAHMHFDVRVLDDDAWDAWLRDNAIGAGAAGAAP
- the ctaD gene encoding cytochrome c oxidase subunit I; the encoded protein is MSPAPLDPMENAARLEELHRIWGNEPGIVGQLKAVNHSTVAMRFIVTGFAFLLAGGVLGMFIRLQLAWFDVEVLDPARFNQFVTMHGTTMMFLFAVPILEGFAMYLLPKMLGSRDLPFPRLSAFGYWCYLFGGLFLYSSFLFDAAPDGGWFMYVPLSDATYSPGLGADFWLIGVTFAEIAAVLAAIELIVTILINRAPGMDLRRMPLFAWAMLVTAFMIAFGFPPLILASILLEIQRAFDFAFFEVARGGDPLLWQHLFWLFGHPEVYIIFLPAAGMVSMIIATFARRPIVGHTWIVLAFVSVGFISFGLWVHHMYTVGIPLLALAFFSAASMAVAIPMGIQVFAWIATLWSGRPWLRVPMLYLFGFFFIFIPGGLTGVMLAMVPLDWQVHDTHFVVAHLHYVLIGGMMFPLFAALYYWLPLVSGRMPSESLSRTAFWMVFLGFNLTFLPMHLTGLLGMPRRVYTYPQELSVQWLNLFSTAASFLLAVGMIAIAVDVIISLRAGRKAARNPWKAGTLEWAVPFPVPQFNFASVPEVDGRYPLWDRPEVDEATDRTDGLLGNPWHGRRELLGTGILSAKPEQVIRVSTSTWIPILSALALAGLLACFIAKFYLGAALMVVPLLALFGVWAWTTGHPEAPAEHEARPGLVLPTQYAARNAPGWWALVSSLLIDGALFASLVFAYFYLWLGTQAWPPAGIGVGTLGMPLLALALLAGCAVAARWAWRALARGGGAIGWLTAALLGAGFIAAHWIALAGPVGAPQAHAYASVVWTLAGFHFVHVAVAVLASLFVAARIRRGYTSPARPLEARVLAALWRYTVAQGAVAWAVIHLFPRMI
- a CDS encoding AI-2E family transporter codes for the protein MDQSTPDAGNTSRDPAPLGPLARQALVQGRLQAIVYGGLLALMIGWVLYIGRSVFVPMVFGVIVVYIIIGLSRGLRRLPTVGRWLPPWLCYVASIASILAVITAGAVLVVNNIGRVVQLVPQYEQTLLQMIQRGAVFLGIETAPTWTTLRDQVLDQISAQAVIGSTVVSATAIIATLAVVLLYVTFLLVEKRVFPHKLRNLSDDPEDVSRIRQVLDGISARVGQYLALKTLVSVILGVISWAIMEIFGVEFAGFWAVLITVLNFVPYIGSFLGVLFPVAWAIVQFGEWGTVITLLVLLTSAQFVIGNFLDPWLLGNSLNLSPFVILASLTIWGGLWGIPGAFLAVPITSVLVIILSEFRGTRPIAVLMSRGGELHDRST